The following coding sequences lie in one Cannabis sativa cultivar Pink pepper isolate KNU-18-1 chromosome 5, ASM2916894v1, whole genome shotgun sequence genomic window:
- the LOC133029091 gene encoding NDR1/HIN1-like protein 26 — translation MSIISVKSPKHCGKQGVNVEKAYKKLVCAGSALFTTILSIILLVWLILHPTKPEFSLKEADIYLLNLSNVNLLNSSIQLTLFSKNPNQKIGIYYDELQVYATYKGQQITLYTSLPPFYQGHEDTNLLSASLVGIGLPVAPSFGYEVERDKNVGRLVLNLKLNARLRWKVGTWVSGKYRLNVNCVAVMAFGPSLSTGKQGTQCSTSV, via the coding sequence ATGTCTATAATATCTGTAAAATCTCCTAAACACTGTGGCAAACAAGGAGTGAACGTTGAAAAGGCTTACAAGAAGCTTGTCTGTGCTGGCTCTGCTCTATTCACTACAATCCTCTCCATAATACTCTTAGTTTGGCTAATCCTTCACCCAACAAAGCCTGAGTTTTCACTCAAAGAAGCTGATATTTACCTCTTAAACCTCTCAAATGTTAATCTCCTCAACTCATCAATCCAACTCACTCTATTCTCTAAAAACCCGAATCAGAAAATTGGTATTTACTACGACGAGTTACAAGTTTATGCCACTTACAAAGGCCAACAGATTACTCTTTACACTTCTCTTCCTCCTTTCTACCAAGGACATGAAGATACTAATCTCTTATCAGCTTCTCTGGTGGGAATTGGCTTACCTGTTGCACCTTCCTTCGGTTATGAAGTAGAGCGCGATAAGAATGTTGGAAGATTAGTTCTGAATCTTAAACTCAATGCCCGTCTTCGGTGGAAGGTAGGAACTTGGGTCTCTGGTAAATACCGGTTGAATGTGAATTGTGTCGCTGTTATGGCTTTTGGACCTTCTCTTTCGACCGGTAAGCAAGGGACTCAATGTTCTACTTCGGTTTGA
- the LOC115718172 gene encoding uncharacterized protein LOC115718172 has product MSPPHSHQPIRNCHLNLPHKLPTLPDLFLTAISVCFLYSKQQPLPPILSFPFCPRRFLKIPTMSLNHRTAATTVARFANPKSLSEWLKPRLPSDSFASWGVKPGTKNVHNLWLELSEGETSLADSSPPVRTVQVVTVRILDDDRRVLIESHQELSDGTVRSRERPLSEKMKPFEDIESAVVRAVEEELGSVVNGSSAVRIVPGSYRKTVEERNSVSYPGLPARYELHSVEAFVDGLPDGEFCTVEDGEYKDCENSRVADEAVSVKKHFWRWVSDDSVKP; this is encoded by the coding sequence atgtcACCTCCGCACTCTCACCAACCAATCAGAAACTGCCACCTCAACCTCCCACACAAACTCCCAACCTTACCCGATCTTTTTCTCACAGCTATCTCCGTTTGTTTTCTCTACTCAAAACAACAACCTTTGCCCCCAATTTTATCTTTCCCATTTTGCCCTCGTCGTTTTCTCAAAATTCCAACTATGTCCCTAAACCACCGGACCGCTGCAACAACCGTCGCTCGCTTCGCAAACCCTAAGTCCTTATCGGAATGGCTCAAGCCAAGGTTACCCTCCGACTCCTTCGCCTCATGGGGAGTTAAGCCCGGAACGAAGAACGTTCACAATCTCTGGCTCGAACTCTCCGAAGGCGAAACCTCTCTCGCCGATTCCTCTCCTCCGGTTCGTACAGTTCAAGTCGTCACAGTTCGAATTCTCGACGACGACCGTAGGGTTTTGATCGAGTCTCATCAAGAGTTATCTGACGGTACCGTTAGAAGCCGTGAAAGACCGTTATCTGAGAAGATGAAGCCGTTTGAGGATATTGAATCGGCTGTGGTTAGGGCTGTTGAAGAAGAGCTTGGTTCGGTTGTTAATGGTTCTTCTGCTGTGAGAATCGTTCCTGGATCGTACCGGAAGACGGTGGAGGAACGGAATTCGGTTTCGTACCCGGGCTTGCCTGCTCGGTATGAATTGCATTCGGTGGAAGCTTTTGTCGATGGTCTTCCCGATGGTGAATTTTGCACGGTTGAGGACGGTGAATACAAGGATTGTGAAAATTCTAGGGTTGCAGATGAAGCTGTGTCTGTAAAAAAGCATTTTTGGAGATGGGTTAGTGATGATTCGGTTAAACCATGA
- the LOC133037723 gene encoding RING-H2 finger protein ATL79-like yields the protein MGLPYLSLIRRSNYIITTLKLFHHQITNATSKFYSSSLFSHLKHFLTLINFFNNTINHDHEDDHDHDHDHRRPPPSLVAVPAVFFITAGESIKKRIPMMPYNTLLEKSNTGSSPPPSSSCNYCIVCMNEIEGKEEVRVPINCCHVFHKECLDAWVDQGQPSCPLCRSKLLAQNQDDDDDDDDPWRKERMMYLFGDDYLFGHHN from the coding sequence atgggTTTGCCATACTTGAGTCTTATTAGAAGaagtaattatattataacaaCTCTAAAACTCTTTCATCATCAAATCACTAATGCTACTTCTAAATTTTAttcttcttctctattttcCCATCTAAAACACTTTCTCACActcataaatttttttaataatactaTTAATCATGATCACGAGGATGATCATGATCACGATCATGATCATCGTCGTCCTCCTCCTTCATTAGTGGCAGTCCCGGCCGTGTTTTTTATCACGGCCGGTGAGTCAATCAAGAAGCGAATTCCAATGATGCCCTACAACACCTTGTTGGAGAAGAGTAACACTGGATCATCACcaccaccatcatcatcatGTAATTATTGCATTGTGTGTATGAATGAGATAGAGGGTAAGGAAGAGGTGAGAGTGCCAATCAACTGTTGCCACGTGTTCCACAAAGAGTGTTTGGATGCTTGGGTTGACCAAGGTCAACCTTCTTGTCCTCTTTGCCGATCCAAGTTGTTGGCACAAAatcaagatgatgatgatgatgatgatgatccatGGAGGAAGGAGAGGATGATGTACCTTTTTGGAGATGATTATCTCTTTGGTCACCACAATTAA